One genomic region from Gammaproteobacteria bacterium encodes:
- a CDS encoding PAS domain-containing protein gives MTLLQYGKVAKDILIIAAVIAGGTYGGIRFQSFVNQAKQERATIQLENMISTYTLRMQDAFAMNVKEVNGLANYVSHYADTAEPDRFKSYLQDILQFDAHLKQVAYLQQSEAGYIDMGDAYYYTQDTTQKRLVKDAELQTKLSQDVSSAVALLTTESRKKSTYYLAAPMKVTSENAEMYGANHNYFVAEFGFSATVDEVLQSVVPDWMDVVLYDSPSPRHYQQLHYFSAKNNKKIIDPISQDNPHAVFLPGSIDIQGHMISVLYSPNSSDFFEAGTAESFMSFFLIAGSSYALAIYLITLKRREIKINHLVEERTQELSESQKKIQMLINSVDGLLWEAHPHSNIFTYVSGQAEKMFGYPRERWLEDKKFFKSLIHPDDYVTVITKNAEETQALRNYDYACRMLTAAGKEIWVRNRVTVVTKDKTPLILRGVMFDITEGKIFAEEKEKMAKELQQSQKLESIGQLAAGIAHEINTPAQFVGDNIEFLKSSFDNYDKLIMASIELTKIIQSKDLFIDEVASVNNIIKEIDLGYLQEELPVALAQSKEGVQRISKIVSAMKAFSHPGSGEKELSDINKSIENTITVSRSEWRDVAEIVTHLDENLPMVSCYIGEINQTVLNIIVNAAHAIGDTLSGKDISGEITISTQKIGADIEIRIADNGPGMPEAIMKKIFDPFFTTKVVGKGTGQGLSMARNCIVNRHGGDLNVKSEIGKGTEFIIRLPITAEVKKV, from the coding sequence ATGACACTATTGCAATATGGGAAAGTAGCCAAAGATATTTTGATTATCGCGGCGGTGATTGCGGGCGGCACCTATGGCGGAATTAGATTCCAGTCGTTTGTTAATCAGGCTAAACAGGAACGCGCCACTATTCAGCTGGAAAATATGATTTCAACGTATACGCTGCGCATGCAAGATGCTTTTGCTATGAATGTTAAAGAAGTGAACGGTTTAGCTAATTACGTTAGTCACTATGCAGATACGGCAGAACCCGATAGATTTAAAAGTTATCTGCAAGATATATTGCAATTTGACGCGCATCTGAAACAAGTGGCTTATCTTCAGCAGAGTGAAGCCGGTTACATTGATATGGGTGATGCTTACTATTACACCCAAGACACGACTCAGAAACGTCTGGTAAAAGATGCTGAATTACAGACCAAGCTTTCTCAAGATGTATCATCAGCCGTCGCTTTATTAACAACGGAGAGTAGAAAAAAATCAACCTACTATTTAGCTGCTCCTATGAAAGTGACATCAGAAAATGCAGAAATGTACGGTGCTAACCATAATTATTTTGTAGCGGAATTTGGTTTCAGTGCGACCGTCGACGAAGTATTGCAATCGGTGGTGCCAGATTGGATGGATGTGGTGTTGTATGACAGCCCAAGCCCACGTCATTATCAGCAGCTACATTATTTTTCAGCAAAAAATAATAAAAAAATAATTGATCCTATCTCTCAAGATAATCCCCATGCGGTTTTTTTGCCAGGTAGTATTGATATTCAAGGCCATATGATATCTGTTTTATATTCACCTAATTCTTCGGATTTTTTCGAAGCAGGCACGGCTGAATCGTTCATGTCGTTTTTTCTAATCGCGGGTTCTTCTTATGCGTTGGCGATTTATTTAATTACATTAAAACGACGTGAAATAAAAATTAACCACTTGGTTGAAGAACGTACGCAGGAATTATCTGAGTCGCAGAAAAAAATACAAATGCTAATTAACTCGGTGGATGGACTGCTATGGGAAGCGCACCCGCATTCTAATATTTTTACCTATGTCAGCGGGCAAGCAGAAAAAATGTTTGGTTATCCTAGAGAACGGTGGCTAGAAGACAAAAAATTCTTTAAAAGTCTTATTCATCCAGATGATTACGTGACTGTGATTACAAAAAATGCGGAAGAAACGCAAGCATTGCGTAATTATGATTACGCTTGCAGAATGTTAACGGCCGCAGGCAAGGAAATATGGGTTCGTAATCGAGTCACCGTAGTCACCAAAGATAAGACGCCTTTGATATTGAGAGGGGTGATGTTTGATATTACCGAAGGTAAAATTTTTGCCGAAGAAAAAGAAAAAATGGCTAAGGAGTTGCAGCAATCACAAAAATTAGAATCTATAGGGCAATTAGCGGCTGGGATCGCGCATGAAATTAACACGCCCGCGCAGTTTGTGGGCGATAACATAGAGTTTCTAAAAAGTAGTTTTGATAATTACGACAAACTTATTATGGCATCGATAGAATTAACAAAAATAATTCAAAGTAAAGATCTGTTTATTGACGAGGTGGCTAGCGTCAATAATATTATAAAAGAAATAGATCTTGGTTATTTGCAAGAAGAGTTGCCGGTGGCATTGGCTCAATCTAAAGAGGGTGTGCAGCGCATTAGTAAAATAGTGAGCGCCATGAAAGCATTCTCACATCCAGGGTCTGGAGAAAAAGAGCTTTCCGATATTAATAAATCGATAGAAAATACTATTACCGTATCGAGAAGTGAATGGCGAGACGTTGCCGAAATTGTTACCCATTTAGATGAAAATTTGCCTATGGTTTCTTGTTATATCGGAGAAATTAATCAAACTGTGCTCAATATTATTGTTAACGCGGCGCATGCCATTGGCGATACCTTGTCAGGCAAAGATATTTCCGGGGAGATTACTATTAGCACGCAAAAGATAGGTGCTGATATCGAGATTAGAATCGCGGATAATGGCCCTGGCATGCCTGAAGCGATTATGAAAAAAATATTTGATCCGTTTTTTACAACTAAAGTAGTGGGTAAAGGAACGGGTCAAGGTTTGTCAATGGCGCGCAATTGTATTGTTAATAGGCATGGTGGTGATTTGAACGTTAAAAGTGAGATAGGGAAAGGCACAGAATTCATAATTCGATTGCCAATAACTGCTGAAGTCAAAAAGGTCTAA
- a CDS encoding methylamine utilization protein yields the protein MNRKSVINILLASALIFPCHLFAAEYEVAQKNKEFSTQTLQIKAGDTVKFSNEDPFFHNIFSLSEDKTFDLGSYPKGQSREVIFDKEGIIEVECAIHPSMRMKIEVKK from the coding sequence ATGAATCGCAAATCTGTAATTAACATACTGTTAGCAAGCGCGCTCATTTTCCCCTGTCATTTGTTCGCCGCGGAATATGAAGTAGCACAAAAAAACAAAGAATTTAGTACGCAAACGCTGCAAATAAAAGCCGGCGATACCGTGAAATTTTCTAATGAAGACCCCTTCTTTCATAACATTTTTAGCTTATCAGAAGACAAAACCTTTGATTTAGGTTCGTACCCAAAAGGTCAATCACGCGAGGTTATTTTCGATAAAGAAGGCATTATTGAAGTCGAGTGCGCCATTCACCCTAGCATGCGCATGAAAATTGAGGTTAAAAAATAA
- a CDS encoding mechanosensitive ion channel family protein produces MHRFMETAILNYWITQVVLILLVTLVVSFAGRLLLDRLQRQALTSVNIWDDALITALRLPLRVLIWFLSIWIVAQLIIANLHVALWDNAGDHWRQLRTAVVIFCFIWFVLRFIRQVEQGYIQQSVSVDLTTMQALGKLARMMVVIIGVLVIVQNLGFSIAGVLAFGGVGGIALGFAAKDLLANFFGGFMIYLDRPFAVGDWIRSTEREIEGTVEEIGWRVTRIRTLDRRLLYVPNAMFTSITVENVTRMSHRRIEQILGLRYKDIAVIEVIAEKIEAMLKAHADIDQEQPLAVNLTQFSASSLDVVVYCFTPAIAMKDFWRVRQDVLLKVANIIKAGKAEIAFSTTTMHMPENISSANKDQPESEINK; encoded by the coding sequence ATGCATCGTTTTATGGAAACCGCCATTTTAAATTATTGGATCACGCAAGTGGTGCTGATTCTGTTAGTCACTCTTGTGGTGAGTTTTGCAGGACGTTTGTTGCTGGATCGTTTGCAGCGTCAAGCCTTAACCTCGGTAAATATTTGGGATGATGCGTTGATTACGGCATTGCGTTTGCCATTGCGCGTGTTGATTTGGTTTTTGTCGATTTGGATTGTTGCGCAATTGATTATCGCTAATTTACATGTGGCTCTGTGGGATAACGCTGGCGATCATTGGCGGCAATTACGGACAGCGGTTGTGATTTTTTGTTTTATTTGGTTTGTGTTACGTTTTATTCGGCAGGTTGAACAGGGTTATATCCAACAAAGTGTCAGCGTGGATCTGACGACGATGCAAGCACTAGGCAAATTAGCGCGCATGATGGTCGTTATTATCGGGGTTTTGGTGATAGTACAAAATCTTGGTTTTAGTATCGCGGGGGTATTGGCGTTTGGTGGTGTAGGCGGTATTGCACTGGGTTTTGCTGCAAAAGATTTATTAGCCAATTTTTTTGGCGGCTTCATGATTTATTTAGATCGACCCTTTGCGGTGGGAGATTGGATACGTTCTACGGAGCGCGAAATCGAAGGCACGGTAGAAGAAATAGGCTGGCGTGTGACGCGCATTAGAACCTTAGATCGGCGCTTGTTGTATGTGCCGAACGCTATGTTTACGAGCATTACAGTAGAAAATGTTACGCGCATGAGTCATCGACGCATAGAGCAAATATTGGGTTTGCGTTATAAAGATATTGCAGTGATAGAAGTCATTGCAGAAAAAATTGAAGCTATGTTGAAAGCGCATGCCGATATTGATCAAGAGCAACCTTTAGCTGTCAATCTGACACAATTTTCCGCTTCGTCTTTAGATGTGGTGGTGTATTGCTTTACACCTGCAATCGCAATGAAAGATTTTTGGCGCGTGCGCCAAGACGTGTTGTTAAAAGTCGCGAATATTATAAAAGCAGGAAAAGCAGAAATTGCATTTTCTACGACAACGATGCATATGCCTGAAAATATTTCTTCTGCCAATAAAGACCAGCCAGAAAGTGAAATTAACAAGTAG
- a CDS encoding SDR family oxidoreductase gives MACVVITGGTKGIGKAYAMEFLKRSYDVVITGRDTESLQTVVEECQALQSGRVLACVCDVNKEADYLRLWHTATEAFGAVDIWINNAAFGHSPIAIERLSWAQLETVIQINLMGSMLGSKVAYEAMLKQGHGHIYITLGAGADKRLHPRMLGYATSKCGLQYFARCLVQEALNTPVKISMLHPGVTITEGLLRETRQGQKQMSAAEFKEFISIINLLGERVETNVPWLVDQMINNQKSGREITWMTPRRFLMRLIKSWFVKRDVLTEFGIS, from the coding sequence ATGGCTTGTGTAGTCATAACGGGTGGTACTAAAGGCATAGGTAAAGCTTATGCCATGGAGTTTTTAAAACGTTCCTATGATGTAGTGATTACCGGGCGTGATACAGAATCTCTGCAAACGGTTGTTGAGGAATGTCAGGCTTTGCAATCAGGCCGCGTTTTAGCTTGTGTGTGCGATGTGAATAAGGAAGCGGATTATTTACGTTTATGGCATACAGCAACAGAGGCTTTTGGTGCTGTTGATATTTGGATTAATAACGCTGCGTTTGGTCATTCGCCGATTGCGATAGAACGTTTATCGTGGGCGCAGTTAGAAACGGTAATACAAATTAATTTAATGGGCAGTATGTTAGGTAGTAAAGTCGCTTATGAAGCGATGTTGAAACAAGGTCATGGGCATATTTATATTACATTAGGTGCTGGTGCAGATAAGCGTTTGCATCCACGGATGTTGGGTTATGCAACTTCAAAATGTGGTTTACAATATTTTGCTCGTTGTTTAGTACAAGAAGCGCTTAATACACCAGTTAAAATAAGCATGTTGCATCCTGGCGTCACCATTACCGAAGGTTTATTGCGTGAAACGCGGCAAGGACAAAAACAAATGTCGGCAGCGGAGTTTAAAGAATTTATCTCGATTATTAATTTGTTGGGTGAGCGCGTAGAAACTAATGTGCCATGGTTGGTGGATCAGATGATTAATAACCAAAAATCTGGCCGTGAAATCACCTGGATGACGCCGCGCCGATTTTTAATGCGCTTGATTAAAAGCTGGTTTGTGAAAAGAGATGTGTTGACAGAATTTGGTATTAGTTAG
- a CDS encoding carboxymuconolactone decarboxylase family protein, translated as MAHIAPIPREQLPQFEEMFKKMEAMVGFVPNSLKTMAHRPDIVHGYLALANAIMMNGTVPTRLKRMAALVSSSASGCVYCQAHMVIFGAVLDASPEDLADIWQFEFNNKFPPAEVAVLRLARDAGQVPNAVTKEHFDELRQHFSEPEIVELVGAIALFGYLNRWNDTMATDLEAEPLAMANKHLGPRGWTAGKHAGK; from the coding sequence ATGGCTCATATCGCACCGATTCCACGCGAACAATTACCACAGTTCGAAGAGATGTTTAAAAAAATGGAAGCCATGGTTGGCTTCGTACCGAATAGTTTAAAAACCATGGCGCATCGTCCTGATATCGTGCATGGTTATTTAGCACTCGCCAATGCGATTATGATGAACGGCACGGTACCTACTCGTTTAAAGCGCATGGCCGCACTAGTGTCATCTAGCGCATCGGGTTGCGTGTATTGCCAAGCACATATGGTAATTTTTGGCGCAGTACTCGATGCATCACCAGAAGACCTCGCTGATATTTGGCAGTTTGAATTTAATAATAAATTCCCACCCGCCGAAGTTGCGGTATTGCGTTTAGCGCGTGATGCAGGTCAAGTGCCAAATGCCGTTACCAAAGAACATTTTGACGAACTCAGGCAACATTTTTCAGAACCAGAAATTGTTGAACTAGTGGGTGCAATCGCTTTATTTGGTTATTTAAATCGCTGGAACGATACGATGGCAACAGACTTAGAAGCAGAACCACTCGCCATGGCGAACAAACATTTAGGGCCTCGTGGCTGGACTGCTGGCAAACATGCAGGGAAATAA
- a CDS encoding tryptophan tryptophylquinone biosynthesis enzyme MauG — protein MLCLTALSINTAQAVDVVEPYTLVAGHESLRVWLLSDLPIQPEANASTAARISLGKQLFFDPRLSGDKNMACASCHNPLLGWADGLATGKGFQSQTLPRATPTIINTSYNFLQMWDGRKPDLEEQALGPLTSANEMRADLDTIVIWLKQNNGYKKAFAEAYPDEAISAITLAKAIATYERTIISNNSAFDRWIKGDPQAMTAQQIKGFKLFLDPNKGNCVVCHQPGNFVDDGFHNIGLESSTNGDLGRFAQKAVKSMRGSFKTPTLRDIELTAPYFHNGSAKTLLDVINHYAKGGIHHDNLSPNMKALTLTQSEKQSLVEFMKALTTPHEPLTLPTLPLN, from the coding sequence ATGCTTTGCCTGACTGCCTTATCCATCAATACGGCACAGGCAGTGGACGTCGTGGAACCGTATACATTAGTCGCTGGGCACGAAAGTTTACGCGTCTGGTTGTTATCCGACCTGCCTATTCAACCAGAAGCTAACGCCTCCACCGCTGCGCGGATTTCGTTAGGCAAACAACTATTTTTTGATCCGCGCCTAAGTGGTGATAAAAACATGGCGTGCGCCAGTTGTCACAATCCTTTATTGGGATGGGCCGATGGTTTAGCCACGGGTAAAGGTTTTCAAAGCCAAACCCTGCCGCGAGCAACGCCCACCATTATCAATACCTCTTACAATTTTTTACAAATGTGGGATGGTCGCAAACCAGATTTAGAAGAACAAGCGCTAGGGCCTCTTACCTCTGCCAATGAAATGCGTGCAGATTTAGACACAATAGTGATTTGGCTTAAACAAAATAACGGCTACAAAAAAGCATTTGCTGAAGCGTATCCAGATGAAGCCATTTCAGCGATAACACTCGCCAAAGCAATAGCGACTTATGAGCGCACTATCATCAGCAATAATTCTGCTTTTGATCGCTGGATAAAAGGTGACCCACAAGCAATGACAGCACAACAAATTAAAGGATTTAAATTATTTTTAGACCCCAATAAAGGTAATTGCGTAGTCTGTCACCAACCCGGTAATTTTGTAGATGATGGCTTTCATAATATCGGCCTTGAATCTAGCACCAACGGTGACCTCGGTCGCTTTGCGCAAAAAGCAGTTAAGAGCATGAGAGGTTCTTTCAAAACGCCGACCTTACGTGACATTGAATTAACAGCACCTTACTTTCATAACGGCTCTGCTAAAACACTACTCGATGTGATTAACCATTATGCCAAAGGCGGCATACATCACGATAATCTTTCGCCTAATATGAAAGCATTAACGCTCACTCAATCTGAAAAACAGTCGCTAGTCGAATTTATGAAAGCATTAACAACGCCGCATGAACCGTTGACCCTACCTACACTACCCTTAAATTGA